The following proteins are co-located in the Candidatus Bathyarchaeota archaeon genome:
- a CDS encoding 2-hydroxyacyl-CoA dehydratase family protein: MNVLSPFRNLVLTRHDIAKSWKTKGKHVIGWSCTYTPEELIYAANALPVMVFGDLESTKLADIYLPINTCSFARSCFNSSLKGDNDYLDGFVASSSCDNRNKIFDMWRYHIKIPYIHFINTPHTRTERAHNFFYEEILRFKTSLEKAFGKTISDGALKNAIQVYNENRLFLKKVYDLRMNDPPLISGVEALEIVLSSMVTSKEEHNKLLNHLLTEVSNRAEMPKGGVRLLVSGSVMDNSELLKIVEAVGGSVVADDWCTGSRYFWDLVDSDGDPLHTIAERYLNKIPSSFMVEGEERFGHTTEMAKRFDVEAAIIFVLKFCDTHLFDAPQLMEELKALGLPVLYLEWEHSLSGLAQLKTRIEAFIEMVGGIE; encoded by the coding sequence ATGAATGTTCTAAGTCCCTTCAGAAATTTGGTTTTGACAAGACATGATATAGCGAAAAGTTGGAAAACCAAAGGCAAACATGTAATTGGCTGGAGTTGTACCTATACTCCAGAAGAGCTCATCTACGCGGCAAATGCGCTACCTGTCATGGTTTTTGGAGATCTTGAAAGCACAAAACTCGCTGATATCTACCTGCCAATTAACACATGCTCTTTTGCACGTAGCTGTTTCAACTCATCTCTAAAAGGAGACAACGACTATCTAGACGGATTTGTTGCATCAAGCAGCTGCGATAACCGAAACAAAATTTTTGACATGTGGAGATACCATATTAAAATTCCATATATACACTTTATAAACACCCCGCACACGAGAACCGAAAGGGCGCACAACTTCTTTTATGAAGAAATTTTGAGGTTTAAGACATCATTGGAAAAGGCTTTTGGAAAAACAATTTCTGATGGTGCGCTAAAGAATGCAATCCAAGTTTACAACGAGAACAGGCTTTTTTTGAAGAAAGTTTATGATTTGAGGATGAATGATCCTCCGCTGATCTCTGGGGTTGAAGCATTAGAAATTGTCCTTTCCAGCATGGTGACGTCAAAAGAGGAACATAACAAGTTGCTGAACCATCTGCTAACTGAAGTTTCCAATCGTGCTGAGATGCCTAAAGGCGGCGTAAGACTGCTTGTTTCTGGAAGCGTTATGGATAACTCAGAGCTGCTTAAGATTGTTGAGGCTGTGGGCGGCAGCGTTGTTGCCGATGATTGGTGTACGGGTTCAAGGTATTTTTGGGATCTCGTTGATTCTGACGGTGATCCGTTGCACACCATTGCTGAAAGGTATCTAAACAAGATTCCGTCGTCTTTCATGGTTGAGGGTGAAGAAAGATTTGGGCACACAACTGAGATGGCGAAACGGTTTGATGTTGAGGCAGCGATAATTTTTGTTCTGAAGTTTTGTGACACTCATCTATTTGATGCTCCCCAACTTATGGAAGAGCTGAAGGCTCTGGGTCTGCCAGTTTTGTATTTAGAGT